Within the Marixanthomonas sp. SCSIO 43207 genome, the region TAATACTGTGCCTAAATACACACCAGGAAAGAAACAACAAATAATCCCAACACCGGTGATAATACCAACTAAGAAACCTATACCTATTAACCTCCAAAAGCTTTTTCTAATACCTAATTTTACTTCTTCTTTATTTACTGTACCATTATTATTGACATAAGATTTTATATAATGTAAAACGCTTCCGTACATTAAAGCATAAAATGAAACGCCCGAAATAATCATAACGAAAAGTGCAATAAAAACATCTATCTCAAAAATATTGTTTGACCCTCCAGAAGTAAGAACATCAAAGCGTCCCATAGTGACTTGCATATAATAGATATAAGAAAGTAAAACAATGAGAAGAGCAGGACCGGCAATTTTTAAAACTATTCCTAATAATGACTTACCTTCCAGACGGACAAATTTAAATGTGTCTGTTAAAATGCTTCCCAACTCCCGTTGTTGTTTAAAATTGACGTAGTTATTGTTCATGTTTTCTTTTTAATTTAATAGGGTAAATAACGTAGTAAAATAAAATGAGGCTTAAAGAACCGCTTATGATTAAAATAGCGAGCCAATCTGGCATTTCGGTATGGCGTGTTACAAATCCTTCTAGAAAGCCTGCTATAATAAAAAAAGGTATGGTGCTTATTAATATTTTAATTCCATCTTTGGCACCTCTCACAAAAGATTGTAAACGTGTATAGGTTCCGGGAAATAAAATACTGTTTCCTAAAACGAGACCTGCACAACCAGCAACTATAATTACTGAAATTTCTATAGTACCGTGAATCCAGATTGTCCTGGCAGATTCCCAAAGTAATCCTTTATCATAAAAGAAATATTGAAAAGATCCTAGCATTACAGCATTACGCATAAGTATTGCCAATGTACCAATACTTAAAAAGACACCAAGTGTAAATGCATATAATGCCACCTTGATGTTATTAATGGTAATGCCCAAAAACATATCTAATGCCTCCATTTTTTTATAAACGGCCATAGGATCACCTTTTTCAATATTGGCAAGCGTCATATTAACGTAGCCATTGCCCATAATTAAGCGTACAAAATCACCGTCTGTAGTGGCAGAATATGCACCAACTATAGAAAAAAGCAAAAACGTTACAAATGAAATAACTAACTGTTTATGATATTTTGCAAAAAAAAGTGGAAACTCTTTGGTGTAAAAAGTGATAAATCGATTGCGAGACTCTCTTTTGGTTTTATAAATTTTTTGATGTGCTAAAACAGAAAGACTATTTAAGTAATTTGCTGTGTTACTATTAGGGTAAAAGGTCTGTGCGTAACTAAGGTGATCAGTCACTTCTACATACAATGAACTTAATTCATCGGGATCAATTTGAATATTATTCCGAAGAACGCTTTCAAATTTTAACCATTTGTCTTTATTTTGTTTCGCAAATGCGGCCTCGCGCATGGGGTTGTAGTTTTGTTTCAAAGAAACAGTTTTCATGGATAATTTTCAAATAGAAACTGCGCAAAATGTAAATATTGTGCAAAATGTAGCTGGGGTGGGCGATCGCATATTGGCGTATTTAATAGATTCTACCATCATGGTTATTTACGTGATATTAATTTTTATTCTTTTTACGGCTGTTAGCATATCATCACCAGATATGGTTCTTAGCTTGACCATTGGACTTCCTTTATTTTTGTACCATCTGCTATGGGAAATGTTCTGGAATGGTCAAAGTCCAGGTAAAGCAGTTATGAAAATTCGTGTTGTAAAACTTGATGGATCAAAACCTGCATTTTCAAATTACTGTATACGTTGGTTATTACGCCTTATAGATATATCAATTTTAGGTGGTGCAGTAGCTTTAGTCGTTATTCTCTTCAACGGAAAAGGGCAGCGTTTGGGTGATATAGCTGCTTCAACTACAGTTATTTCTGAAAAGAAAACCATTAGTTTTGCTCAAACCATTTTGGCAGATATACCCGAAAACTACATGCCTGAGTTTCCTCAAGTAACCGTTTTTAGTGATTCAGAAATGCAAACTATAAAAAATTTATTTCAACAAGCTAAAATTAAAGGAAATCATAATGTAATTTTAAAGCTCTCAAAACGAGTGTCTAAAGTAATGGATGTTTCCTTTGAAACAACCCCTATTGTATTTATAGATACCGTAATCAAGGATTATAACTATTATACACAGCAGGTATGACACTCACTTTTATTATTGATATTTTAGGTACTGTAGCATTTACAATCTCTGGTGTTCTAGCGGCTATGCGTAAAAAATTAGATCCTTTCGGAATTTTAATTATAGGCTTTGTTACAGCTGTGGGAGGTGGGACACTTAGAGATGTATTAATCGATGCTCAAATTGCTTGGATGCGCAACCTAACCTATCTATATGTCATAATTGTTTCAGCAGTTTTTGCAGTAATTCTACGAAAAAAATTAAGCTATGTACGTCGTTCGCTTTTTTTGTTTGATACAATTGGTATTGCTTTATATACTGTCATTGGGGTAGAAAAAGGAATTTCTGCTGGTTTGCCACCTCTTATTTGTGTTGCTTTAGGAACTATGTCTGCTTGTTTTGGTGGTGTGTTACGTGATATTTTATGTAATGAAATACCTATTATTTTCAGAAAAGAAATTTATGCAACAGCCTGTATAATAGGAGGTTTGGCTTATTTTCTCCTTTTAAAAACACCATTAA harbors:
- a CDS encoding stage II sporulation protein M, translating into MREAAFAKQNKDKWLKFESVLRNNIQIDPDELSSLYVEVTDHLSYAQTFYPNSNTANYLNSLSVLAHQKIYKTKRESRNRFITFYTKEFPLFFAKYHKQLVISFVTFLLFSIVGAYSATTDGDFVRLIMGNGYVNMTLANIEKGDPMAVYKKMEALDMFLGITINNIKVALYAFTLGVFLSIGTLAILMRNAVMLGSFQYFFYDKGLLWESARTIWIHGTIEISVIIVAGCAGLVLGNSILFPGTYTRLQSFVRGAKDGIKILISTIPFFIIAGFLEGFVTRHTEMPDWLAILIISGSLSLILFYYVIYPIKLKRKHEQ
- a CDS encoding RDD family protein; protein product: MDNFQIETAQNVNIVQNVAGVGDRILAYLIDSTIMVIYVILIFILFTAVSISSPDMVLSLTIGLPLFLYHLLWEMFWNGQSPGKAVMKIRVVKLDGSKPAFSNYCIRWLLRLIDISILGGAVALVVILFNGKGQRLGDIAASTTVISEKKTISFAQTILADIPENYMPEFPQVTVFSDSEMQTIKNLFQQAKIKGNHNVILKLSKRVSKVMDVSFETTPIVFIDTVIKDYNYYTQQV
- a CDS encoding trimeric intracellular cation channel family protein, encoding MTLTFIIDILGTVAFTISGVLAAMRKKLDPFGILIIGFVTAVGGGTLRDVLIDAQIAWMRNLTYLYVIIVSAVFAVILRKKLSYVRRSLFLFDTIGIALYTVIGVEKGISAGLPPLICVALGTMSACFGGVLRDILCNEIPIIFRKEIYATACIIGGLAYFLLLKTPLMVDWVVVISGAIVITVRLLAVSFNLSFPSIYNENEEIKL